One Peptostreptococcus equinus genomic window carries:
- a CDS encoding phage tail assembly chaperone, producing MAEKKINNDVEAVEVTDIASKNDGVNLIDLLLNKEKSDFLEKKEEIEISSLSELLGIPVIVEMRRMTLSQEAEMEDYGYKMKFVENGKNAKDSKLQLAENTKKRKLMTIVYSIFYNGEKFFANKSLMAKFGAGTPADLVLILLTPDEIDMIYGAYDDMVNGVTDVEEIKN from the coding sequence ATGGCAGAAAAGAAAATAAACAATGATGTAGAAGCTGTAGAAGTAACTGATATAGCGTCTAAAAATGATGGAGTGAACTTAATAGATTTATTACTTAATAAGGAAAAATCAGATTTTCTAGAGAAGAAAGAAGAAATAGAAATATCTAGCTTATCAGAACTACTAGGCATACCTGTAATCGTTGAAATGAGAAGAATGACACTATCTCAAGAAGCAGAAATGGAAGATTATGGCTACAAAATGAAATTTGTAGAAAATGGTAAAAACGCTAAAGATAGTAAGCTACAACTAGCAGAAAACACTAAGAAACGTAAGCTTATGACAATAGTTTATTCTATATTCTACAATGGCGAAAAGTTCTTTGCGAATAAGTCACTAATGGCTAAGTTTGGAGCAGGCACACCAGCTGATTTAGTGCTTATACTTCTTACACCAGATGAAATAGATATGATTTATGGTGCTTATGACGACATGGTTAATGGAGTGACTGACGTAGAAGAAATAAAAAACTAA
- a CDS encoding phage holin, with the protein MKLKNETYDILKWIAQIFLPALTIFVGAVGVAVGFKQTDLIVIIMTAFDTFLGTILGISTKNYNSEREV; encoded by the coding sequence ATGAAGTTAAAAAATGAAACATATGATATATTAAAATGGATAGCACAGATATTCTTACCTGCACTTACTATATTTGTAGGTGCTGTAGGGGTAGCTGTAGGCTTTAAGCAAACTGATTTAATAGTTATTATTATGACAGCTTTTGATACGTTTTTAGGCACAATTTTAGGCATTTCAACTAAAAACTACAATTCAGAAAGAGAGGTATAA
- a CDS encoding DUF4355 domain-containing protein: protein MLNNYKGLIRMNLQLLAEDDGAVGGESVNSTEESKNAEESKTYTQEELNKLLQSEGDKRVTSALKKAKAEWEKEQEEKISEAERLAKMTADERAKAEAEKKTQALIEENERYKKANLELQAKNNLKDQGLDESFSSFLLGVDAESTNDNIKNFKGAFDKAVEAEVNERLKGKSPSASTGISTITKDDIMKIEDKQARLKAITENQHLFE, encoded by the coding sequence ATGTTAAATAACTATAAGGGACTAATTAGAATGAATTTACAGCTACTTGCAGAAGATGATGGAGCAGTTGGTGGAGAAAGTGTTAATAGCACAGAAGAAAGTAAAAATGCAGAAGAAAGTAAAACTTATACACAAGAAGAATTAAACAAGTTGTTGCAATCAGAAGGTGATAAAAGGGTTACTAGTGCATTAAAGAAAGCAAAAGCAGAATGGGAAAAAGAACAGGAAGAAAAGATATCAGAAGCTGAAAGACTTGCTAAGATGACAGCAGACGAGAGAGCGAAAGCAGAAGCAGAGAAAAAAACTCAAGCTTTAATCGAGGAAAACGAAAGATATAAAAAAGCTAATTTAGAACTACAAGCTAAAAATAACCTTAAAGACCAAGGACTAGATGAATCGTTTAGTTCTTTTCTATTGGGAGTAGACGCTGAATCAACTAACGATAATATAAAGAACTTCAAAGGTGCATTTGATAAAGCAGTAGAAGCAGAAGTTAATGAGAGACTAAAGGGTAAATCTCCGTCGGCTAGTACAGGAATAAGCACAATCACTAAAGATGACATTATGAAGATTGAAGATAAGCAAGCAAGACTTAAAGCAATAACTGAAAATCAACATTTATTTGAATAA
- a CDS encoding phage tail sheath C-terminal domain-containing protein yields MGIPELKISFMEAKNRDLEGATTGVVLLILKETVLSGFHEYLSIEDVKEEYTPTNLQYIKDAFMGNVQDIKVGVNNLEARAYTPSKVIVCIINESFTLDKALEECEGYEFNYMCMPDATDEVENPKLIAFIDSLPAVGYSASLIINTKTPSNKPNIIEFYSTGDVTTETGTYKANQLLPFIAGLCAGTPLTQSITYAVVPFVIAIPKQTSVEISASIDGGKLVLIKKGGVVRIARGVTSLTSTSGAYGSSFKKIKLVRTYNAINNLIKGAITNFYIGKLANTYDNKVLLISEVSNYLESMAKDGIIDKKFLVDIDVEAHKTYLKSVGINYSSFTEQELREANTGSKVFLKIRLRGVDAMEDFYINIVI; encoded by the coding sequence ATGGGAATACCAGAATTAAAAATTAGCTTTATGGAAGCTAAAAATAGAGATTTAGAAGGGGCTACTACTGGAGTAGTCCTTTTAATTTTGAAAGAAACTGTTTTGTCGGGATTTCATGAATATTTGTCTATTGAAGATGTAAAAGAAGAGTACACACCTACTAATCTTCAATATATTAAGGACGCTTTTATGGGAAATGTTCAAGATATAAAAGTAGGAGTAAACAATTTAGAAGCTAGAGCATATACACCTTCTAAAGTTATTGTATGCATTATAAACGAGTCATTCACGCTTGACAAAGCACTTGAAGAGTGCGAAGGTTACGAATTCAATTATATGTGTATGCCAGACGCTACAGACGAGGTAGAAAATCCTAAGCTTATAGCGTTTATAGATAGTTTACCAGCTGTAGGTTATTCAGCAAGTTTAATAATTAACACAAAAACACCAAGCAACAAGCCTAATATAATTGAGTTTTATTCAACTGGAGATGTAACAACAGAAACAGGCACATATAAGGCTAATCAGTTGTTGCCATTTATAGCTGGGTTATGTGCAGGAACACCATTAACACAATCTATAACATATGCAGTAGTTCCTTTTGTTATAGCTATACCAAAGCAGACAAGCGTTGAAATATCAGCGTCTATAGATGGTGGAAAGCTTGTATTAATTAAAAAAGGTGGAGTTGTAAGAATAGCTAGGGGTGTTACTTCTCTAACTTCTACAAGTGGAGCATATGGAAGTTCGTTCAAGAAGATTAAGCTTGTAAGAACATATAACGCTATTAATAACTTAATAAAGGGCGCAATAACTAACTTTTATATAGGAAAATTAGCAAATACTTATGATAATAAGGTGCTACTTATAAGCGAAGTTAGTAACTACCTAGAAAGTATGGCTAAGGATGGAATCATAGATAAAAAGTTCTTGGTTGATATAGATGTTGAAGCACATAAGACGTATTTAAAATCTGTAGGCATAAATTATTCAAGCTTTACAGAGCAAGAACTTAGAGAAGCGAACACAGGTTCTAAGGTGTTCTTAAAGATTAGATTAAGAGGTGTAGACGCTATGGAAGATTTCTACATAAATATAGTTATATAG
- a CDS encoding putative phage tail protein: MIDLIELYPEHLKNPTIIEILRVLNVQLAEEEEGIENLIKEFNISTATNSLPLWAKFVGIEYNDEIDIEIMRSNILAGLMSNQVTTVKVIKEIAEKYSNGTCEVIENYADYSFIVRFTSTVGIPLKLDEIKKSIDRVKPAHLNYKFEFIYRTWGDIKKLGLTWGQWFALNRTFKELRERSDLL, encoded by the coding sequence ATGATAGATTTAATAGAGCTTTACCCTGAACACCTAAAAAATCCTACAATAATTGAAATACTAAGGGTTTTAAACGTTCAGTTAGCAGAAGAGGAAGAAGGCATAGAAAACTTAATAAAAGAGTTTAATATATCTACAGCAACAAATTCACTCCCACTATGGGCAAAGTTTGTTGGAATTGAATATAATGATGAAATAGACATAGAGATAATGCGTTCTAACATCTTAGCAGGGTTAATGAGTAACCAAGTTACAACAGTAAAGGTTATTAAAGAAATAGCTGAAAAGTACTCAAATGGTACTTGTGAGGTTATAGAAAACTATGCGGATTACTCATTTATCGTAAGGTTTACATCAACTGTTGGCATACCACTCAAGCTTGATGAAATTAAAAAATCAATTGATAGAGTAAAGCCTGCACATCTTAACTATAAATTTGAGTTCATTTATAGAACATGGGGAGATATTAAGAAGTTAGGACTTACTTGGGGGCAATGGTTTGCTCTTAATAGAACATTTAAAGAATTAAGAGAAAGGAGTGATTTATTATAG
- a CDS encoding XkdQ/YqbQ family protein — MKEPINLINPDMYHAGNIEIIAHIRGKNEFYKLSPVLSQITWSGDIKSPSRTLEFDFLKGVTDDRVREIGLVVGSTVCMYEDDKELFRGTVTDISRATNNNEIRVTSHDIGYILGKDEVSFNFVNTTACDIAKAILKGSKGQMQLTYGKLAVAGTKITKMFIGVSRYDAIMSAYTTHSKADKSHKKYMIEVDLDKINVIEKGIVKLKITFDERVNIENADYKESISGMVNHVMVVDEKGNIIKSKSSKDYGTVFKTITKIIEQGKDKTVTDEEINKEFKSIEKTCSLSGYGNTSCKAGYKVQVKDSHTGLVGEFYIDKDKHTWSGGVYNIDLDLNFDNIMDEKDAGKDEQKESSTSSSVSTMGTDWGHGITADMINKVLKGKLAGRGAEYIKWGNAYKVNPLLIALIQRKETGTNFNSRLARECNNFGGITADPLYKKKSGRFVIYPSIEVGVERHFRLVSVKYLHDWGKRSIDAIMAVYAPVSDGNNTSGYIAEMKSWYQQFSGRVWNNSLLGTGVANEQEAHNNITVYSSTNSGNGSLSWNGIQFENPRQMRIVQFAYSMIGKGRYTWGGHGSPYRSDCSGFVHFCYASAGINIGWTTADQRYNGRQIPLNQIKPGDFVVMSSAASGSGRHVVLYVGNGQIIHNGGPSGAPITKRSLYTTGWYTVRRCW; from the coding sequence ATGAAAGAGCCAATTAACTTAATTAATCCTGACATGTATCATGCAGGGAATATTGAAATAATAGCACATATACGTGGAAAAAATGAGTTCTATAAGTTATCACCTGTGTTATCACAGATTACTTGGAGTGGGGATATTAAGTCCCCTTCTAGAACTCTTGAATTTGATTTTTTAAAAGGTGTTACAGATGATAGGGTAAGAGAAATAGGGTTAGTTGTTGGGTCTACTGTATGTATGTATGAAGATGACAAAGAATTGTTCAGAGGCACAGTTACTGACATTTCAAGAGCTACTAATAACAATGAGATTAGGGTTACGTCACACGACATAGGATATATACTTGGGAAAGATGAGGTAAGTTTTAATTTCGTCAACACTACAGCTTGTGATATAGCAAAAGCTATTCTTAAAGGTTCTAAAGGGCAAATGCAACTTACATATGGAAAGCTTGCAGTTGCCGGAACAAAAATAACTAAAATGTTTATTGGAGTATCAAGGTATGACGCTATAATGAGTGCATATACAACGCACTCTAAGGCTGATAAGTCACATAAAAAATACATGATTGAAGTAGATTTAGACAAAATCAACGTTATAGAAAAAGGTATAGTAAAGCTTAAAATAACGTTTGATGAACGTGTAAATATTGAGAATGCTGACTATAAAGAATCTATAAGCGGAATGGTTAATCATGTTATGGTTGTAGATGAGAAGGGAAATATAATTAAAAGTAAATCATCTAAGGACTATGGAACAGTTTTCAAAACTATTACTAAAATTATCGAACAAGGAAAAGATAAGACGGTTACAGATGAAGAGATAAATAAAGAGTTTAAAAGCATTGAAAAGACTTGTAGTTTATCTGGGTATGGTAACACTAGCTGTAAAGCAGGGTATAAAGTGCAGGTCAAAGATAGTCACACAGGACTTGTAGGAGAATTTTATATTGACAAGGATAAGCATACTTGGAGTGGTGGTGTCTATAATATAGACTTAGACTTGAATTTCGATAATATCATGGATGAAAAAGACGCAGGAAAAGACGAACAAAAAGAAAGTTCGACATCTAGTTCAGTATCAACTATGGGTACTGATTGGGGACATGGTATTACAGCTGATATGATAAACAAAGTATTGAAAGGCAAACTTGCAGGAAGAGGAGCAGAGTATATAAAGTGGGGTAACGCTTATAAAGTTAATCCACTTTTAATAGCTCTAATACAGAGAAAAGAAACAGGTACAAACTTCAATTCAAGATTAGCTAGAGAATGTAACAACTTTGGTGGAATAACAGCAGACCCATTATACAAGAAGAAAAGCGGTAGATTTGTTATTTATCCAAGTATTGAAGTTGGTGTAGAAAGACACTTTAGGCTTGTATCAGTTAAGTATCTTCATGACTGGGGGAAAAGGTCAATTGACGCAATAATGGCTGTCTATGCTCCAGTTAGTGATGGGAATAATACTAGTGGTTATATAGCAGAAATGAAATCATGGTATCAGCAGTTTTCAGGCAGAGTATGGAACAACTCACTACTTGGCACAGGGGTAGCTAATGAACAAGAGGCACACAACAACATCACTGTATATAGTTCAACAAATAGTGGAAATGGTAGCTTGAGTTGGAATGGAATACAATTTGAAAATCCTAGACAGATGAGAATAGTTCAATTCGCCTATTCCATGATAGGAAAAGGTCGCTATACATGGGGAGGGCACGGCTCACCTTATAGGTCAGACTGTTCAGGGTTTGTACATTTTTGCTATGCAAGTGCAGGTATTAATATCGGCTGGACTACAGCAGACCAAAGGTATAATGGTCGTCAAATCCCACTTAACCAAATAAAACCAGGTGATTTTGTGGTAATGAGCAGTGCGGCGTCTGGAAGTGGTAGACACGTTGTATTGTATGTTGGTAATGGACAAATAATACACAATGGTGGACCGAGTGGTGCTCCGATTACAAAACGAAGCTTATATACAACAGGTTGGTACACAGTTAGGAGGTGTTGGTAA
- a CDS encoding LysM peptidoglycan-binding domain-containing protein, protein MGLIVNPTDIEVYLVHKHNRLNMIRFPVLPSEFGLNVNADISSEKIVKKGKVTFYNGKEPRSTTITGFFPSADATNEYIKVKGKDPYDYIRMIEEWALGGYSLRYIVTTTPINVPVVISHFEYKENDGSGDVYFSIELKEHEPLLIPTWQPPAPAVVNKPTTPPNKPRPAPVPAKKQRIHIVKRGEHLYMLAQKYYGNGKLYKRIKNDPTNLKNYPKLKRSNYIYINWKLVIP, encoded by the coding sequence ATGGGACTTATAGTTAATCCTACTGATATAGAGGTCTATTTAGTGCATAAGCATAATAGACTGAATATGATACGTTTTCCTGTTCTTCCATCAGAATTCGGATTGAATGTGAATGCAGACATATCTTCTGAAAAAATAGTAAAAAAAGGTAAAGTAACTTTCTATAACGGTAAAGAGCCTAGAAGTACAACTATAACAGGCTTTTTCCCAAGCGCTGACGCAACAAACGAATATATCAAGGTGAAGGGCAAAGACCCTTACGACTATATAAGGATGATTGAAGAGTGGGCTTTAGGTGGCTATAGCTTGAGATATATAGTTACTACTACACCAATTAATGTTCCAGTTGTTATATCACACTTTGAATACAAAGAAAATGACGGGAGCGGAGATGTATACTTTTCAATAGAATTGAAAGAACATGAGCCTTTATTAATTCCTACTTGGCAACCACCTGCACCAGCTGTAGTGAATAAACCTACAACTCCTCCTAATAAGCCTAGACCAGCTCCAGTTCCTGCAAAAAAACAAAGGATACACATAGTTAAGCGTGGCGAACATTTGTATATGTTAGCACAAAAATATTATGGCAATGGAAAGCTTTATAAGAGAATTAAAAATGACCCAACAAATTTAAAAAATTATCCAAAATTAAAAAGAAGCAACTATATATATATTAATTGGAAGTTGGTGATACCTTAA
- a CDS encoding DUF2634 domain-containing protein, producing MEEEQFFPFIGVEDDYIYQSNKDLPLFEEFAYDFEINDFIFDEKGEIKILQGVEALKIWIKKALLTDRFVHEIYSWDYGTELITLVGQKFSQGLTESEAFRYITEALLINPYIENVTNNGVKFDGDNLTINIIVETIYGEVNISV from the coding sequence ATGGAAGAAGAACAATTTTTCCCGTTTATTGGGGTTGAAGATGATTATATTTATCAATCTAATAAGGATTTACCACTATTTGAAGAGTTTGCTTATGATTTTGAAATAAATGATTTTATATTTGATGAAAAAGGCGAGATAAAAATTCTACAAGGTGTTGAAGCTTTAAAAATATGGATTAAAAAAGCACTACTAACAGATAGATTTGTTCATGAAATATATTCATGGGATTATGGGACTGAATTAATAACCTTAGTTGGGCAAAAATTTAGCCAAGGGCTTACTGAATCAGAAGCTTTTAGATACATAACAGAAGCATTATTAATCAATCCATATATTGAAAATGTAACAAACAACGGTGTAAAGTTTGATGGTGATAATCTCACAATTAATATAATTGTTGAAACCATATATGGGGAGGTGAATATAAGTGTATGA
- a CDS encoding phage tail terminator family protein: MVKINDLISSVSNMLYQAVKDTKFNVKITDDENQRQLYADKDIGCFFIDVHIGKSKSRNLHFNTKDVEVSINYYPQSIEKKRDLYDLKDILDTTFTRSIVVGKRYLHIQDITDNIMRDDIGYWLNYTFNLSYAEQVYFDVHDRDTMGSVDVALLEEIRVEREV; encoded by the coding sequence ATGGTTAAGATTAACGATTTAATAAGTTCTGTATCTAATATGCTCTATCAAGCAGTAAAAGACACTAAGTTTAATGTAAAAATTACAGATGATGAAAACCAACGACAGCTATATGCAGACAAAGACATAGGCTGTTTTTTTATTGATGTTCACATTGGAAAGTCTAAGTCAAGGAACTTGCATTTTAACACAAAGGATGTAGAGGTAAGTATTAACTATTATCCACAATCTATTGAAAAAAAGCGAGATTTATACGACTTAAAAGACATATTAGATACAACATTTACAAGAAGTATTGTAGTAGGAAAAAGATACTTACATATACAAGATATTACTGACAATATTATGAGGGATGATATAGGCTATTGGCTTAATTATACTTTCAACTTGTCGTATGCAGAACAAGTGTATTTTGATGTACACGATAGAGATACTATGGGAAGTGTTGATGTAGCACTTCTTGAAGAAATAAGAGTGGAAAGAGAGGTATAG
- a CDS encoding tape measure protein, which yields MAISTRELKGRIKVENNVEKEFKKMSRELKNFKKETKDVDKELNKNRKFKMDANEAKKGVKDVGDKIKETDNLSKKGIRMHIKDLASSGIEAIKGKLQGMGKLGEIGIKILGKAPALAVIAGIGFGLGKLVKSAYNGVKVWINDATQWTLQKIQNGLAMLKDKVIKVTIEGYNEYSDYKSRAKSIKKGMSYKEYDKLMQSTASDTRGSLKDTRAGVTKLMQMAPDTFGGDAKSAAKFYKTAMQSFRIGGASSEEASSAMYQMNQGLASGALQGDELRSVRENAPLMAKMIEKELGMGIKKAGEQGLVTAEVVKRALENNAKEINEQYKNIPLNFKDMWVMAGSFMEANVFTPLYERMQGVFENPALQNFFKNLYSDAESFMKSFWELMDQTNFGGIDFSILWDSLSPIRDLFNDIFDSITNKSPGAVSSINDFGAFVNRTFEGMEPVMELFSDIARDIFDFLKEHPDFAKKALAALASSWRKDWADMKLKLELADKVILPILTEFNNAITAVETAVTSLMTSWNTAFNNMKKQNMESAVGGVLNFTGGGSGNSGYVRPPDGKGVNRAMGQARVPYDNFPANLHQGERVLSKREANEYDKKSSNSAGVVFNIFGLTVREQADIDLIADRFVKKMNLSLEGGV from the coding sequence ATGGCAATAAGCACTAGAGAGCTTAAAGGTCGCATAAAAGTTGAAAACAACGTCGAAAAAGAGTTTAAAAAAATGAGTAGAGAGCTTAAAAACTTTAAAAAAGAAACTAAAGACGTTGATAAAGAACTAAATAAAAATCGCAAGTTCAAAATGGACGCAAACGAAGCTAAAAAAGGTGTAAAAGATGTTGGGGATAAGATTAAAGAAACAGATAATCTTAGTAAAAAAGGCATAAGAATGCACATAAAAGATTTAGCTTCAAGTGGCATAGAAGCTATAAAAGGTAAGTTGCAAGGCATGGGTAAGCTTGGTGAGATAGGTATTAAGATTCTTGGAAAAGCTCCTGCACTCGCTGTTATAGCAGGTATTGGTTTTGGTTTAGGAAAACTGGTGAAATCAGCATATAACGGTGTAAAAGTGTGGATAAATGACGCCACCCAATGGACATTACAAAAGATTCAAAATGGCTTAGCTATGCTTAAAGATAAGGTAATAAAAGTTACTATAGAAGGCTATAACGAGTATTCAGACTACAAGTCTAGAGCAAAAAGTATAAAAAAAGGCATGAGCTACAAAGAATACGATAAGCTTATGCAATCAACAGCAAGCGACACAAGAGGTAGCTTGAAGGATACTAGAGCAGGTGTAACTAAGTTAATGCAAATGGCTCCTGACACTTTTGGCGGTGACGCTAAGAGTGCCGCAAAGTTCTACAAGACAGCTATGCAGTCATTCAGAATAGGTGGAGCAAGTTCAGAAGAAGCAAGTTCAGCAATGTATCAGATGAATCAAGGTTTAGCTTCTGGGGCATTACAGGGTGATGAATTACGTTCAGTTCGTGAGAATGCACCACTTATGGCTAAGATGATTGAAAAAGAACTTGGTATGGGCATTAAAAAAGCTGGTGAACAAGGCTTGGTTACAGCAGAAGTTGTTAAAAGAGCATTAGAAAATAATGCTAAAGAAATAAACGAGCAATATAAAAATATTCCATTGAATTTCAAAGATATGTGGGTTATGGCAGGTTCATTTATGGAAGCTAACGTATTCACACCATTATACGAAAGAATGCAAGGGGTGTTTGAAAACCCTGCACTACAGAACTTCTTTAAAAATCTTTATTCTGACGCAGAAAGTTTTATGAAGAGTTTTTGGGAGTTGATGGATCAAACTAATTTTGGTGGTATTGATTTTAGTATACTTTGGGATTCGCTTAGTCCTATAAGGGATTTATTTAATGATATATTTGATTCAATTACTAACAAGTCGCCTGGTGCTGTAAGTTCAATAAATGACTTTGGAGCGTTTGTCAACAGAACGTTTGAAGGCATGGAACCTGTCATGGAGTTGTTCTCAGATATAGCGAGAGATATTTTTGATTTCTTAAAAGAGCACCCAGATTTTGCAAAAAAAGCTTTAGCAGCTTTGGCTTCTTCATGGCGAAAAGATTGGGCTGACATGAAATTAAAATTAGAATTAGCCGACAAAGTTATACTGCCAATTCTTACAGAGTTTAATAATGCAATAACAGCTGTAGAAACAGCAGTTACAAGCTTAATGACATCATGGAACACAGCCTTTAATAACATGAAAAAACAGAATATGGAAAGTGCAGTTGGTGGAGTTTTAAACTTTACAGGTGGTGGAAGTGGAAATAGTGGATATGTAAGACCACCTGATGGGAAAGGTGTTAATAGGGCAATGGGTCAAGCTAGAGTCCCATACGACAACTTCCCAGCGAACTTACATCAAGGTGAAAGAGTACTTAGTAAGCGTGAAGCTAATGAGTATGATAAAAAATCAAGCAATAGTGCAGGAGTAGTGTTTAATATATTCGGACTAACTGTAAGAGAACAAGCAGATATTGACTTGATAGCAGATAGATTCGTTAAGAAAATGAATTTATCACTAGAAGGAGGTGTCTAA
- a CDS encoding phage tail tube protein gives MEKGQVYEILGTEGISGTFGEVWLDGEYVAEIEGCQLKVDFEKQTVARPRRMMKAHKTVGAEGKGSVTMTKVKSRMINLIGQRMQDQKTLAFELISKLDDPDSIGAERIKAKDVQFDDLTLADWKNGEVGKIEAPFTFDGFDLIDVIK, from the coding sequence ATGGAAAAGGGACAAGTATATGAAATACTAGGTACAGAAGGCATATCAGGAACATTTGGCGAAGTGTGGCTAGATGGAGAGTATGTTGCAGAAATAGAGGGTTGCCAGCTTAAAGTTGACTTTGAAAAACAAACTGTAGCAAGACCAAGACGTATGATGAAGGCTCATAAGACAGTAGGAGCAGAAGGTAAAGGTTCTGTAACTATGACAAAAGTTAAATCAAGAATGATTAATCTGATAGGACAGAGAATGCAAGACCAAAAGACATTAGCTTTTGAGCTTATATCTAAGTTGGATGACCCTGATTCAATAGGAGCAGAAAGAATAAAGGCAAAAGATGTGCAGTTTGATGATTTGACATTGGCAGACTGGAAAAATGGTGAAGTAGGGAAAATAGAAGCTCCCTTCACTTTTGATGGCTTTGACTTGATAGATGTAATTAAATAA
- a CDS encoding baseplate J/gp47 family protein, which translates to MYEDKTLESLKQEILNKIDLPLAKNEGSFLNELASGFALGNANIYVVLDEIYNRAFLQNAYDDILDARLQEFGYKRKAGTKTVAYITVYGIEGTTVPHETVFSYQDKNYVILESAEPYVITSGAVNILVMAEKEGKDYNLTSSIELSCDLNNVDKVTNMVIKTIGTDPETDDEFRDRFYFMQAHKGTSGNIDDYVNWALEVQGVKTAKCIPLWNGNGTVKVVVMGENGRNVSEDIVTAVKEHIEMLRPIGASVTVATPSVLSINVSATVEVQTGFTIDGIKEAFKIVLGDYLNSDVKEITYTKVGAILSSIEGVVDYSNLLVNTTNKNVKIADDQIGAVGTVLFNVGVIE; encoded by the coding sequence GTGTATGAAGATAAAACATTAGAAAGTTTAAAACAAGAAATATTGAATAAAATAGACCTCCCTCTTGCTAAGAATGAAGGGAGTTTTTTAAACGAATTAGCTAGTGGATTTGCTCTTGGTAACGCAAATATATATGTAGTCTTAGACGAGATATACAACAGAGCTTTTCTACAAAATGCTTATGATGATATATTAGACGCTAGGCTTCAAGAATTTGGATACAAAAGAAAAGCTGGAACTAAAACAGTAGCATATATAACTGTATATGGTATAGAAGGAACTACAGTTCCTCATGAAACAGTTTTTTCATACCAAGATAAAAATTATGTAATTCTTGAATCGGCAGAACCTTATGTAATTACAAGTGGTGCTGTGAATATACTTGTAATGGCTGAAAAAGAAGGAAAAGACTACAATTTAACAAGTAGCATAGAGCTTAGTTGTGACTTGAACAATGTTGATAAAGTAACAAACATGGTTATAAAGACCATTGGTACAGACCCCGAAACTGATGATGAATTTAGGGATAGATTCTACTTCATGCAAGCTCATAAAGGTACATCAGGTAATATAGATGACTATGTTAACTGGGCATTAGAAGTGCAAGGAGTTAAGACAGCAAAATGTATTCCACTTTGGAATGGCAATGGAACTGTGAAAGTTGTTGTTATGGGGGAAAATGGAAGGAATGTATCAGAAGATATAGTGACAGCTGTTAAAGAGCATATAGAAATGCTTAGACCAATAGGGGCAAGCGTAACAGTTGCAACACCAAGCGTTCTATCAATTAATGTAAGTGCTACTGTAGAAGTTCAAACAGGATTTACAATTGATGGAATAAAAGAAGCTTTTAAGATTGTTTTAGGCGATTATCTGAATAGTGATGTTAAAGAAATTACTTACACTAAAGTAGGTGCGATATTATCAAGTATAGAGGGAGTAGTAGACTATAGCAATCTACTAGTCAACACAACAAATAAAAATGTAAAAATTGCAGACGACCAAATAGGAGCTGTAGGAACAGTACTTTTTAATGTAGGGGTGATTGAATGA